The following proteins are encoded in a genomic region of Chloroflexota bacterium:
- a CDS encoding ethanolamine ammonia-lyase reactivating factor EutA — protein sequence MSRTHDHPHDSFSHAHDDGDGSPRATHGPSVHSHAHESAAHIHAHGHAHDHWHDEDEFHDHHGEDLSPEEQQELAERLWRLENVELRTVGVDIGSSTSHLMFAEVHLRRLSDALSSRFVVVRREVLWRSAIEITPYRADDTIDTDALEAFIERAYRDAGIRRDAIDSGAVILTGEALKRKNAEAIAHLFAAESGKFVCALAGHHMEASLAAHGSGAVAISRRNRSTVLNVDIGGGTSKFALIRDGEIVSTAAIAIGGRLVALDDAGRVTRLEEPGRFAAEAAGLQIALGEPVSPDARMRLVRYWVDALVRIVNGEEIADETARLFVTDPIVLREPIDSISFSGGVSEYVYGRERAAYQDLGAALGHELAAALGVGRIPHRLADPGEGIRATVIGASQFTVQLSGSTISVSNRSVLPLRNLPVVYPRIDLSQEITPEHVSRAIDAALRRMDVADAAVALGLRWPGDPLYRRLRVLAQGIAGAMAPFLEQRLPLVLLFDRDVGRTLGEILRRDLDVACDVISIDGMDLKEFDFVDIGEVVEASNVVPVVIKSLLFAGRESIPSR from the coding sequence ATGAGCCGCACCCACGATCACCCCCACGATTCGTTCTCCCACGCGCATGACGACGGCGACGGCAGCCCGCGCGCAACGCACGGGCCGTCGGTCCACAGCCACGCGCATGAGTCGGCGGCACACATCCATGCCCACGGCCATGCGCACGACCACTGGCACGACGAGGACGAATTCCACGACCACCACGGCGAAGACCTCTCGCCGGAAGAGCAGCAGGAGCTTGCCGAGCGGCTTTGGCGACTCGAAAACGTCGAGCTTCGAACTGTGGGCGTCGACATCGGATCGTCGACGTCCCACCTGATGTTTGCCGAGGTTCACCTGCGCCGGCTCTCCGATGCCCTCTCGAGCCGATTCGTCGTCGTGCGCCGCGAGGTGCTCTGGCGGTCCGCGATCGAGATCACGCCGTACCGGGCGGACGACACGATCGACACGGATGCGCTCGAGGCGTTCATCGAGCGCGCATACCGCGACGCGGGGATCCGGCGAGACGCGATCGACAGCGGCGCCGTTATCCTGACGGGCGAGGCGCTCAAGCGGAAGAACGCCGAGGCGATCGCTCACCTGTTCGCCGCCGAGTCCGGAAAATTCGTGTGTGCGCTCGCCGGGCACCACATGGAGGCATCGCTCGCGGCGCATGGGTCGGGCGCGGTAGCGATCTCGCGGCGCAACCGTTCGACGGTTCTGAACGTTGACATTGGCGGCGGCACGTCCAAATTCGCGCTGATCAGGGACGGCGAGATCGTCTCCACGGCGGCTATCGCCATCGGCGGGCGCCTCGTCGCGCTCGATGACGCTGGCCGTGTGACGCGGCTCGAAGAGCCAGGGCGATTCGCGGCGGAGGCCGCGGGACTACAGATCGCGCTCGGCGAGCCAGTCTCGCCTGACGCCAGGATGCGCCTCGTCCGGTACTGGGTCGACGCGCTGGTGCGGATCGTCAACGGCGAGGAGATCGCCGACGAGACGGCGCGACTGTTCGTTACAGACCCTATCGTCCTTCGGGAGCCCATTGATTCAATCTCGTTCTCCGGCGGCGTATCAGAGTACGTCTACGGGCGCGAGCGCGCCGCGTACCAGGACCTGGGTGCCGCGCTGGGCCATGAGCTTGCGGCCGCTCTGGGGGTCGGTCGGATCCCACACCGGCTGGCAGATCCGGGCGAGGGAATTCGCGCAACGGTGATTGGAGCGTCCCAGTTCACCGTGCAGCTCAGCGGGAGCACGATTTCGGTGTCCAACCGGTCCGTGCTCCCGCTGCGCAACCTCCCGGTCGTGTATCCGCGAATCGATCTGTCCCAAGAGATCACCCCCGAGCATGTCTCTCGCGCCATCGACGCCGCCCTCCGGCGCATGGACGTCGCCGATGCCGCGGTTGCGCTCGGGCTCCGCTGGCCCGGTGACCCGCTGTACCGTCGCCTTCGCGTTCTGGCGCAGGGAATCGCAGGCGCGATGGCTCCGTTCCTCGAACAGCGATTGCCCCTGGTCCTCTTGTTCGATCGCGACGTTGGTCGGACCCTGGGGGAGATCCTGCGGCGCGATCTTGACGTCGCCTGCGACGTGATCTCGATTGACGGAATGGACTTGAAGGAGTTCGACTTCGTGGACATCGGAGAGGTCGTGGAGGCGAGCAACGTAGTCCCCGTGGTGATCAAGTCGCTGCTGTTTGCTGGACGCGAAAGTATCCCGTCACGTTGA